Proteins encoded by one window of Pseudonocardia sp. HH130629-09:
- the nusG gene encoding transcription termination/antitermination protein NusG, giving the protein MPEQSVQDADVAAAHGADAVSGDYTEADDHSTPGAEAETLEGAGGTVPTADEADEADEAEAVAEEPDEDVDPEEELRAALRRAPGDWYVVHSYAGYENKVKSNLETRAQTLDVEDYIFQVEVPTEEVTEIKNGQRKKVQRKVLPGYILVRMELNDQSWGAVRNTPGVTGFVGATSKPSPLTINEVVKFLLPKVEAPKKEAEAGRSASGGSASSGGAPTVEVDFEVGESVTVMDGPFATLPASISEVNVDAQKLKVLVSIFGRETPVELGFNQVSKI; this is encoded by the coding sequence CTGCCCGAGCAGTCCGTCCAGGACGCCGACGTCGCGGCGGCGCACGGTGCGGACGCCGTCTCCGGTGACTACACCGAGGCCGACGACCACAGCACCCCCGGCGCCGAGGCGGAGACGCTGGAGGGCGCGGGCGGGACGGTCCCGACCGCCGACGAGGCCGATGAGGCCGACGAGGCCGAGGCCGTCGCGGAGGAGCCGGACGAGGACGTGGATCCGGAGGAGGAGCTGCGCGCCGCGCTGCGTCGCGCGCCCGGCGACTGGTACGTCGTCCACTCCTACGCGGGCTACGAGAACAAGGTGAAGTCGAACCTGGAGACCCGGGCGCAGACCCTGGACGTCGAGGACTACATCTTCCAGGTCGAGGTGCCCACCGAGGAGGTCACCGAGATCAAGAACGGGCAGCGCAAGAAGGTCCAGCGCAAGGTGCTGCCCGGCTACATCCTGGTGCGGATGGAGCTCAACGACCAGTCCTGGGGCGCGGTGCGGAACACGCCGGGCGTCACCGGGTTCGTCGGCGCGACGTCCAAGCCGTCGCCGCTGACGATCAACGAGGTCGTGAAGTTCCTGCTGCCCAAGGTCGAGGCCCCCAAGAAGGAGGCCGAGGCCGGCAGGTCCGCGTCCGGCGGCTCCGCCTCCTCCGGCGGCGCCCCCACCGTCGAGGTCGACTTCGAGGTCGGCGAGTCGGTCACCGTCATGGACGGCCCGTTCGCCACGCTCCCCGCGAGCATCTCCGAGGTCAACGTCGACGCCCAGAAGCTCAAGGTGCTGGTCTCGATCTTCGGCCGGGAGACCCCGGTCGAGCTCGGGTTCAACCAGGTCTCCAAGATCTGA
- the secE gene encoding preprotein translocase subunit SecE, whose amino-acid sequence MSDEHESERPGRERPSNAADRRGRRASGPSSTPGKGRATPGRATAATKEKKPSLFARLARFLREVVAELRKVIWPDRSQMVKYTIAVLIFVSIMVALVFVLDSAFAEGVALLFGN is encoded by the coding sequence GTGAGCGACGAGCACGAGTCGGAGCGGCCCGGGCGGGAGCGCCCGAGCAACGCCGCCGACCGTCGTGGACGGCGGGCCTCCGGGCCCTCGAGCACCCCCGGCAAGGGGCGCGCCACCCCAGGTCGCGCCACCGCGGCGACGAAGGAGAAGAAGCCGTCGCTCTTCGCCCGGCTCGCCCGGTTCCTGCGCGAGGTCGTCGCGGAACTCCGCAAGGTCATCTGGCCCGACCGCAGCCAGATGGTGAAGTACACCATCGCGGTCCTGATCTTCGTGTCGATCATGGTGGCGCTGGTGTTCGTGCTGGACTCGGCGTTCGCCGAGGGCGTCGCCCTGCTGTTCGGCAACTGA
- the rpsR gene encoding 30S ribosomal protein S18 codes for MPARAKPVRAPRRKANPLKQRGIEHVDWKDAALLRTFISDRGKIRARRVTGLTGQQQRQVATAIRNAREMALLPYPHAGR; via the coding sequence ATGCCCGCACGCGCCAAGCCGGTGCGCGCGCCGCGCCGCAAGGCCAACCCGTTGAAGCAGCGGGGGATCGAGCACGTGGACTGGAAGGACGCCGCGCTGCTGCGCACGTTCATATCCGACCGCGGCAAGATCCGCGCCCGCCGGGTGACCGGGCTCACCGGCCAGCAGCAGCGGCAGGTGGCCACCGCGATCCGCAACGCGCGGGAGATGGCCCTGCTGCCCTACCCGCACGCGGGACGGTGA
- the rpmF gene encoding 50S ribosomal protein L32, translating into MAVPKRRTSRSNTRHRRSQWKATTPDLVPVTLEGRRHLVPRALVPAYRRGLLPPPTGRD; encoded by the coding sequence ATGGCCGTTCCCAAGCGACGGACGTCGCGATCGAACACCCGACACCGCCGGTCGCAGTGGAAGGCGACCACGCCCGATCTGGTGCCGGTCACCCTGGAGGGACGCCGACACCTGGTGCCGCGCGCGCTCGTCCCGGCCTACCGACGGGGTCTGCTGCCGCCACCCACCGGGCGGGACTGA
- the rplA gene encoding 50S ribosomal protein L1, with protein sequence MAQRSNAYREAAAKIDADRLYSPLAAAKLAQETSSKNTDATVEVAMRLGVDPRKADQMVRGTVNLPHGTGKTARVIVFATGDKAAEAEAVGADAVGAEDLIERIQGGWLDFDAAIATPDQMAKVGRIARILGPRGLMPNPKTGTVTPDVTKAINEIKGGKVNFRVDKQANLHLVIGKASFDTEKLVENYGAAYDEILRLKPSAAKGRYVKKITVSTTTGPGIPVDPNRTRNLLVADEETD encoded by the coding sequence ATGGCACAGCGCAGCAACGCCTATCGTGAGGCCGCCGCGAAGATCGACGCGGACCGCCTCTACTCGCCGCTCGCCGCAGCGAAGCTGGCCCAGGAGACGTCCAGCAAGAACACCGACGCGACCGTCGAGGTCGCGATGCGGCTGGGCGTCGACCCCCGTAAGGCGGACCAGATGGTCCGCGGCACCGTGAACCTGCCGCACGGTACCGGCAAGACCGCCCGGGTCATCGTGTTCGCCACCGGCGACAAGGCCGCCGAGGCCGAGGCCGTCGGCGCCGACGCCGTGGGCGCCGAGGACCTCATCGAGCGGATCCAGGGCGGGTGGCTCGACTTCGACGCCGCCATCGCGACCCCGGACCAGATGGCCAAGGTCGGCCGCATCGCCCGCATCCTCGGCCCGCGTGGCCTGATGCCGAACCCGAAGACGGGCACCGTGACGCCGGACGTCACGAAGGCCATCAACGAGATCAAGGGCGGCAAGGTCAACTTCCGGGTCGACAAGCAGGCTAACCTGCACCTCGTCATCGGCAAGGCCTCGTTCGACACCGAGAAGCTGGTGGAGAACTACGGCGCCGCCTACGACGAGATCCTGCGGCTCAAGCCGTCGGCCGCCAAGGGCCGCTACGTCAAGAAGATCACCGTCTCCACCACCACCGGGCCGGGCATCCCGGTGGACCCGAACCGCACCCGCAACCTGCTGGTCGCGGACGAGGAGACCGACTGA
- the rpmG gene encoding 50S ribosomal protein L33, with amino-acid sequence MAKATDVRPKITLACEECKHRNYITKKNRRNDPDRLEIKKFCPNCGTHRAHRETR; translated from the coding sequence ATGGCCAAGGCCACGGACGTGCGGCCGAAGATCACTCTGGCCTGCGAGGAGTGCAAGCACCGCAACTACATCACCAAGAAGAACCGGCGGAACGACCCCGACCGGCTCGAGATCAAGAAGTTCTGCCCGAACTGCGGCACCCACCGGGCGCACCGCGAGACCCGCTGA
- a CDS encoding CaiB/BaiF CoA transferase family protein, with protein MTRGRGPLAGLKVIELAGIGPGPHAAMILGDLGADVVRIDRPSGGLKLGSDSVPDPTARGRRSVTADLKDPAGRETVLRLVESADVLLEGYRPGVTERLGVGPEDCHARNPRLVYGRMTGWGQDGPMAPRAGHDLNYISLTGALHAIGRAGERPVPPLNLVGDFGGGSMLLVVGVLAALWEAKASGQGQVVDAAMVDGVSVLNQMFWGFLAQDAWVDERGSNLLDGHAPFYDTYTCADGGHMAVGALEPQFYAQLIVGLGLTEDELGPQYDRAGWPAMRARFTEVFASKPRDEWAAVFEGTDACTTPVLSFAEARENAHLTARGTIVTSDGVPQAAPAPRFSRTVTETAGRGTGPEGVEDVLRDWA; from the coding sequence GTGACACGGGGCAGGGGTCCGCTGGCCGGACTGAAGGTGATCGAGCTGGCCGGGATCGGGCCGGGGCCGCACGCGGCGATGATCCTGGGCGACCTCGGGGCGGACGTCGTCCGCATCGACCGGCCGTCGGGCGGGCTGAAGCTCGGGTCCGACTCGGTACCCGACCCGACGGCACGCGGCCGCCGATCGGTCACCGCGGACCTGAAGGACCCGGCTGGCAGGGAGACCGTGCTCCGGCTGGTCGAGTCCGCCGACGTCCTGCTGGAGGGCTACCGGCCAGGCGTCACCGAGCGCCTCGGCGTCGGCCCCGAGGACTGCCACGCCCGCAACCCGCGCCTGGTCTACGGCCGGATGACCGGCTGGGGCCAGGACGGCCCGATGGCGCCGCGCGCCGGGCACGACCTGAACTACATCTCGCTGACCGGCGCGCTGCACGCCATCGGCCGCGCCGGGGAACGCCCGGTCCCACCGCTGAACCTGGTCGGTGACTTCGGCGGCGGCTCCATGCTGCTCGTCGTCGGCGTGCTGGCCGCGCTCTGGGAGGCGAAGGCCTCCGGGCAGGGCCAGGTCGTCGACGCCGCCATGGTCGACGGCGTCAGCGTCCTCAACCAGATGTTCTGGGGCTTCCTGGCCCAGGACGCCTGGGTCGACGAGCGCGGCTCGAACCTGCTCGACGGGCACGCCCCGTTCTACGACACCTACACCTGCGCCGACGGCGGCCACATGGCCGTCGGGGCCCTGGAGCCGCAGTTCTACGCCCAGCTCATCGTCGGGCTCGGGCTCACCGAGGACGAGCTGGGCCCGCAGTACGACCGCGCCGGCTGGCCCGCCATGCGGGCCCGGTTCACCGAGGTGTTCGCCTCCAAGCCCCGCGACGAGTGGGCCGCGGTCTTCGAGGGCACCGACGCGTGCACCACCCCGGTGCTGTCGTTCGCCGAGGCCCGCGAGAACGCGCACCTGACCGCGCGCGGCACCATCGTCACCTCCGACGGCGTGCCCCAGGCCGCACCGGCGCCGCGGTTCTCCCGCACGGTCACCGAGACCGCCGGTCGCGGCACCGGCCCGGAGGGCGTCGAGGACGTCCTGCGCGACTGGGCCTGA
- a CDS encoding MaoC family dehydratase, translating into MSAPLTSRTAADCAKGDALPSLTVQVTRADLVRYAGASGDLNPIHWSDRVAAVAGLPGVIAHGMLSMALAGRVLTAWTGDPAAIRSYGTRFTRPVVVPDDDTGATVELSGTVAEVREQDGERIAVVDLKATFEGKTVLGRARAEVVLPG; encoded by the coding sequence GTGAGCGCACCGCTGACCTCGCGGACCGCCGCCGACTGCGCCAAGGGCGATGCACTGCCGTCGCTGACCGTCCAGGTCACCCGCGCCGACCTGGTGCGCTACGCCGGTGCCTCCGGCGACCTGAACCCGATCCACTGGAGCGACCGCGTCGCCGCGGTCGCCGGGCTGCCGGGTGTGATCGCGCACGGGATGCTCTCGATGGCGCTCGCCGGGCGCGTGCTGACCGCGTGGACCGGCGACCCGGCCGCGATCCGCAGCTACGGCACCCGCTTCACCCGGCCCGTCGTCGTCCCGGACGACGACACCGGTGCGACCGTCGAGCTCTCCGGCACCGTCGCCGAGGTGCGCGAACAGGACGGCGAGCGGATCGCCGTCGTCGATCTCAAGGCGACCTTCGAGGGGAAGACGGTGCTCGGCCGCGCCCGCGCCGAGGTCGTCCTCCCCGGCTGA
- the rpsN gene encoding 30S ribosomal protein S14, with the protein MATTGQIAKNERRKAIVARYAERRAELKAIIARPTTPESERAAAVAELRRQPRDASATRVRNRDSVDGRPRGHLRKFGVSRVRLRELAHDGALPGVRKSSW; encoded by the coding sequence ATGGCCACGACCGGACAGATCGCGAAGAACGAGCGGCGGAAGGCGATCGTCGCCCGCTACGCCGAGCGCCGCGCCGAGCTGAAGGCGATCATCGCCCGCCCCACGACGCCGGAGTCCGAGCGGGCCGCCGCGGTCGCCGAGCTGCGCCGCCAGCCGCGCGACGCCAGTGCGACCCGGGTCCGCAACCGCGACTCGGTCGACGGCCGCCCGCGTGGACACCTCCGCAAGTTCGGGGTGTCCCGGGTCCGCCTGCGCGAGCTCGCGCACGACGGCGCACTGCCGGGTGTCCGCAAGTCGAGCTGGTGA
- the rpmB gene encoding 50S ribosomal protein L28, translated as MAKRCDLTGREPGFGKSVSHSHRRTSRRWDPNVQTRRYWLAEENRWVKLTLSVKGIRTVDRIGVSAAVAKVRANGVKV; from the coding sequence ATGGCCAAGCGCTGTGACCTGACCGGCCGTGAGCCGGGCTTCGGCAAGTCGGTCTCGCACTCCCACCGGCGGACCAGCCGGCGCTGGGACCCCAACGTGCAGACCCGTCGCTACTGGCTGGCCGAGGAGAACCGCTGGGTGAAGCTCACGCTCTCGGTCAAGGGGATCAGGACGGTGGACCGGATCGGCGTCTCCGCCGCGGTGGCGAAGGTCCGGGCGAACGGGGTGAAGGTCTGA
- the mrf gene encoding ribosome hibernation factor-recruiting GTPase MRF, with amino-acid sequence MTELVVLCGTEADGVERTITRMRELDPGVVVLHHDLRDLGRGVVHRRLRDADRDERTVLELAHGCVSCTIREDVLPTLAALAGTVDRVVLHLDPRLEPEPVCWALGAVVFEPPGREACTATDLVDLRGVVAVLDPDSWLDDATGDATLPERGLSTLPDDERTVAQLAVGQAEFADVLVLTRAVGPGGADRTAAVLDRLCPTAPRLLAGRADHRVFCDGLGPESRRGVPGGVHDPLLRGAPSLDAASGVRTLLFSARRPFHPDRLHEALDSLLDGVVRARGRIWLATRPDAVLWLESAGGGMRIGHAGDWLAGADEQAWTEAGDQRRAMAALAWHPRWGDRAQDVVAICHDADPDEMDAALRAALLTDAEIAAGEDAWSALPDPFGWAHDEPCAESEPVGPAALDDPTVRSDREGDL; translated from the coding sequence ATGACCGAGCTGGTGGTCCTGTGCGGGACCGAGGCCGACGGGGTGGAGCGGACGATCACGCGGATGCGCGAGCTGGACCCGGGTGTCGTCGTGCTCCACCACGACCTGCGCGACCTGGGCCGCGGTGTGGTGCACCGGCGGCTGCGCGACGCGGACCGCGACGAGCGCACCGTCCTGGAGCTCGCCCACGGCTGTGTCAGCTGCACCATCCGCGAGGACGTGCTGCCGACCCTGGCCGCGCTGGCCGGGACGGTGGACCGAGTGGTGCTGCACCTGGACCCGCGTCTGGAGCCCGAGCCGGTGTGCTGGGCGCTGGGGGCGGTGGTGTTCGAGCCGCCGGGGCGCGAGGCCTGCACCGCGACCGACCTCGTCGACCTGCGCGGCGTGGTGGCCGTGCTCGACCCGGACAGCTGGCTGGACGACGCCACCGGGGACGCGACCCTGCCCGAGCGCGGGCTGTCCACGCTGCCCGACGACGAGCGGACCGTCGCCCAGCTCGCCGTCGGCCAGGCCGAGTTCGCCGACGTCCTCGTGCTGACCCGCGCGGTCGGGCCCGGGGGTGCGGACCGGACCGCCGCCGTCCTGGACCGGCTGTGCCCGACCGCACCCCGGCTGCTCGCCGGGCGTGCCGACCACCGGGTCTTCTGCGACGGGCTCGGCCCCGAGTCCCGCCGCGGCGTCCCCGGCGGGGTGCACGACCCGCTGCTGCGCGGCGCACCCTCGCTGGACGCCGCCAGTGGCGTCCGCACCCTGCTGTTCTCCGCCCGTCGCCCGTTCCACCCGGACCGGCTGCACGAGGCCCTCGACAGCCTGCTCGACGGCGTCGTCCGGGCCCGCGGCCGGATCTGGCTGGCCACCCGGCCGGACGCCGTGCTGTGGCTGGAGAGCGCGGGCGGCGGCATGCGGATCGGGCACGCCGGTGACTGGCTCGCCGGCGCCGACGAGCAGGCCTGGACCGAGGCCGGCGACCAGCGCCGAGCGATGGCCGCGCTGGCCTGGCACCCGCGCTGGGGCGACCGCGCCCAGGACGTCGTCGCGATCTGCCACGACGCCGACCCCGACGAGATGGACGCCGCCCTGCGCGCCGCACTGCTCACCGACGCCGAGATCGCGGCCGGCGAGGACGCCTGGTCCGCCCTGCCCGACCCGTTCGGCTGGGCCCACGACGAGCCCTGCGCCGAGTCCGAGCCCGTGGGGCCCGCCGCCCTGGACGACCCCACCGTCCGTTCCGACCGAGAAGGAGACCTCTGA
- the rplK gene encoding 50S ribosomal protein L11, whose product MPPKKRKLSAIIKLQIQAGAATPAPPVGPALGQHGVNIMEFCKAYNAATEAQRGNIVPVEISVFEDRSFTFELKTPPAARLLLKAAGVEKGSGEPHKTKVASVTMAQVREIAQVKMNDLNANDLDQAAKIIAGTARSMGITVDG is encoded by the coding sequence ATGCCCCCCAAGAAGCGGAAGCTCTCCGCGATCATCAAGCTCCAGATCCAGGCAGGCGCAGCGACGCCGGCCCCGCCGGTCGGCCCCGCACTGGGCCAGCACGGCGTCAACATCATGGAGTTCTGCAAGGCCTACAACGCGGCGACCGAGGCCCAGCGCGGAAACATCGTGCCGGTCGAGATCTCGGTCTTCGAGGACCGGTCGTTCACCTTCGAGCTGAAGACCCCGCCCGCGGCGCGGCTCCTGCTCAAGGCGGCCGGTGTCGAGAAGGGCTCCGGCGAGCCGCACAAGACCAAGGTCGCCAGCGTGACCATGGCCCAGGTCCGGGAGATCGCCCAGGTCAAGATGAACGACCTGAACGCGAACGACCTCGACCAGGCCGCCAAGATCATCGCCGGCACCGCCCGGTCGATGGGCATCACGGTCGACGGCTGA
- the rpmG gene encoding 50S ribosomal protein L33, which translates to MAKSTDVRPIVKLRSTAGTGTTYVTRKNRRNDPDRLVLRKYDPKVRRHVEFKEER; encoded by the coding sequence ATGGCCAAGTCGACCGACGTCCGGCCGATCGTGAAGCTGCGCTCGACGGCGGGGACGGGCACGACGTACGTGACCCGCAAGAACCGCCGCAACGACCCCGACCGCCTGGTCCTGCGCAAGTACGACCCGAAGGTGCGCAGGCACGTCGAGTTCAAGGAGGAGCGCTGA
- a CDS encoding MaoC family dehydratase N-terminal domain-containing protein has translation MVDQSWVGHSSDPVGPYQVGREKIREFAVAIGDDDPLFREVDAARAAGHADLVAPPTFSTCFTMPVIEDFLRDPAFGWDYTRMVHGDQRVTFRRPLVAGDELTTVLHVDELRTRAGNHMLTLRCEITDAAGEPVATTHSMLVSPAGEDTGTEGDA, from the coding sequence GTGGTCGACCAGTCCTGGGTCGGGCACAGCTCGGACCCGGTCGGGCCCTACCAGGTCGGTCGCGAGAAGATCCGCGAGTTCGCCGTCGCCATCGGTGACGACGACCCGCTCTTCCGTGAGGTGGACGCGGCGCGTGCCGCGGGTCATGCCGACCTGGTGGCCCCGCCGACGTTCTCGACCTGCTTCACGATGCCGGTCATCGAGGACTTCCTCCGGGACCCCGCCTTCGGGTGGGACTACACCCGCATGGTCCACGGCGACCAGCGGGTCACGTTCCGCAGGCCGCTCGTCGCCGGCGACGAACTCACCACGGTGCTGCACGTCGACGAGCTGCGCACCCGGGCCGGCAACCACATGCTGACGCTGCGGTGCGAGATCACCGACGCGGCGGGCGAGCCGGTCGCGACCACGCACTCGATGCTGGTCAGCCCCGCCGGCGAGGACACGGGCACCGAGGGGGACGCGTGA
- a CDS encoding helix-turn-helix transcriptional regulator: MTAAATHGCGPSGPDTDELVGRAEELSGLLRDLDAARAGRARAVLLAGEAGIGKSRLAAALGRAAAEAGVQVVVGRCLDEGGAALPYLPFSEVLGALDRAGTALRPVLHGLLPGAPEAPRPTGGDGDSGRLQVFDAVAGAVRDAAAAAPLLVVLEDLHWADRSTRELLAFLLARLGSQRLLVLGTYRSDDLHRRHPLRASLAELVRLPAVHRVELGPLAPDAVLALVRARAATGGVDEATLRRIAARSEGNAFYAEELVAAGSDGLPGGLADVLLTRLDRLGPSAREVLRVASLAERSISHDLLRDASGLSAVDLEVGLREAVSHHLLVADPAPGAESYAFRHALLREAVHDDLLPGERVRLHSRLAALLARRDDAPGVAAALARHALAAHDLPRALAASVRAAEEARRRHGPAEMLAHAERALELWSAVEDPERLTGVTESALTREAAWAASASGDPERGTTLGARAVQVADLGGDPRARAEARRHYAMRLLDSGSRVDAAVAAATEAVELHSGGPPDTELAWSHAVLARAHLNTDHAEPAWSHARASLAVARAVHAIAPPADGSAGYRDLSAVCADALITLAFCARMEGDPQAARDRLAGAASLAAASGNRVVELRTVWNRGVSFIEDGLLDAAAEELAEGARRAAAHGLLWGGYGLEFRIAQVRVDAQRGEWDAAVRTAADIDPTLPLRVTGLLAVAGALVGVARGDLDGAEELLAALAAEPPAHDQAALLQGVVGAESARWRGDPALAVDRVAGALGVLRAEYPHHLGELALCALGAAARADLAEAARTAGDPAGADAHAGAAAGLVDEAARTAERGLPRGTSVGPEGRAWLARARAEAARARGDTAPQVWDPVVETFAGYGDLYRAAEARWRRAEALLGRAHRGGPGSHREADRRAAAEDLAVAATEADRLGARPLAEAVTALRVRAGDGGPRPGPAAGGGGSPLTPREHAVLELVAHGLTNRAVGERLFISEKTVSVHLSRAMAKLGAAGRAEAVALAHSRGLLAPRE; this comes from the coding sequence ATGACGGCGGCAGCGACCCACGGGTGCGGCCCCAGCGGCCCGGACACGGACGAGCTGGTCGGCCGCGCGGAGGAGCTCTCCGGGCTGCTCCGCGACCTCGACGCGGCCCGGGCCGGGCGGGCCCGCGCCGTGCTGCTCGCCGGGGAGGCGGGGATCGGCAAGTCCCGGCTCGCCGCCGCGCTCGGCCGGGCCGCCGCGGAGGCGGGCGTGCAGGTAGTCGTCGGGCGGTGCCTGGACGAGGGCGGCGCGGCACTCCCCTACCTGCCCTTCTCCGAGGTGCTCGGCGCGCTGGACCGGGCCGGCACCGCGCTGCGGCCGGTGCTGCACGGGCTGCTGCCCGGTGCGCCGGAGGCGCCCCGCCCCACGGGAGGGGACGGGGACTCCGGGCGCCTGCAGGTGTTCGACGCGGTGGCCGGTGCCGTGCGCGACGCGGCGGCGGCGGCGCCGCTGCTCGTCGTGCTGGAGGACCTGCACTGGGCGGACCGCTCGACCCGGGAGCTGCTCGCCTTCCTGCTGGCCCGACTGGGCTCGCAGCGGCTGCTGGTGCTGGGCACCTACCGCTCCGACGACCTGCACCGCAGGCATCCGCTGCGCGCGTCGCTGGCGGAGCTCGTCCGGCTGCCCGCCGTCCATCGGGTCGAGCTCGGACCCCTCGCGCCCGACGCCGTGCTGGCGCTGGTCCGGGCCCGGGCGGCCACCGGGGGCGTCGACGAGGCCACCCTGCGCCGGATCGCCGCCCGCAGCGAGGGCAACGCCTTCTACGCCGAGGAGCTCGTCGCGGCGGGGTCCGACGGGCTGCCGGGCGGACTGGCCGACGTGCTGCTGACCCGGCTGGACCGGCTCGGTCCATCGGCGCGGGAGGTGCTGCGGGTGGCCTCGCTGGCCGAGCGGAGCATCTCCCACGACCTGCTGCGCGACGCGTCCGGGCTCTCCGCCGTCGATCTGGAGGTGGGCCTGCGGGAGGCGGTGTCGCACCACCTGCTCGTCGCGGATCCGGCGCCCGGCGCGGAGTCCTACGCCTTCCGGCACGCCCTGCTCCGCGAGGCCGTGCACGACGACCTGCTCCCGGGCGAACGGGTACGGCTGCACTCCCGGCTCGCCGCGCTGCTCGCCCGTCGGGACGACGCCCCCGGGGTGGCCGCCGCGCTCGCCCGGCACGCGCTGGCCGCCCACGACCTGCCGCGGGCGCTCGCGGCGTCGGTGCGGGCCGCCGAGGAGGCCCGCCGGCGGCACGGCCCGGCCGAGATGTTGGCCCACGCCGAGCGGGCACTGGAGCTGTGGTCCGCCGTCGAGGACCCCGAGCGGCTCACCGGGGTCACCGAGAGCGCGCTGACCCGGGAGGCGGCCTGGGCGGCGAGTGCCTCGGGCGATCCGGAACGGGGCACCACCCTCGGGGCCCGGGCGGTCCAGGTCGCCGATCTCGGCGGGGACCCACGGGCCAGGGCCGAGGCTCGCCGGCACTACGCGATGCGGCTGCTCGACAGCGGCTCCCGGGTGGACGCGGCGGTGGCCGCGGCCACGGAGGCCGTCGAGCTGCACTCCGGGGGCCCGCCCGACACGGAGCTGGCCTGGTCGCACGCCGTGCTCGCGCGGGCGCACCTGAACACCGACCACGCCGAGCCCGCCTGGTCGCACGCCCGCGCGTCGCTGGCGGTGGCCCGGGCGGTGCACGCCATCGCGCCCCCCGCGGACGGGTCGGCCGGGTACCGCGACCTCAGCGCGGTCTGCGCGGACGCACTGATCACCCTGGCCTTCTGCGCCCGGATGGAGGGGGACCCGCAGGCCGCCCGGGACCGGCTCGCCGGGGCGGCCTCGCTGGCCGCCGCCTCCGGGAACCGGGTCGTCGAGCTGCGGACCGTGTGGAACCGCGGGGTGTCGTTCATCGAGGACGGCCTGCTCGACGCCGCCGCGGAGGAGCTCGCCGAGGGGGCCCGCCGGGCGGCCGCCCACGGGCTGCTCTGGGGCGGGTACGGCCTGGAGTTCCGGATCGCGCAGGTCCGCGTCGACGCGCAGCGCGGGGAGTGGGACGCCGCCGTCCGCACCGCGGCGGACATCGACCCCACGCTGCCGCTGCGCGTCACCGGGCTGCTGGCGGTGGCGGGTGCGCTGGTCGGCGTGGCCCGCGGAGATCTCGACGGCGCCGAGGAGCTGCTCGCCGCGCTGGCCGCCGAGCCGCCGGCGCACGACCAGGCCGCGTTGTTGCAGGGCGTCGTCGGGGCCGAGTCGGCGCGCTGGCGCGGGGATCCCGCCCTGGCCGTGGACCGGGTCGCCGGCGCGCTCGGGGTGCTGCGGGCGGAGTACCCGCACCACCTCGGCGAGCTGGCGCTGTGTGCGCTGGGCGCGGCGGCCCGGGCCGACCTCGCGGAGGCGGCCCGTACCGCGGGCGACCCCGCGGGGGCGGACGCGCACGCCGGGGCGGCGGCCGGGCTCGTCGACGAGGCGGCACGCACCGCCGAGCGCGGCCTGCCCCGCGGCACCTCGGTCGGGCCGGAGGGCCGGGCGTGGCTGGCCAGGGCCCGCGCCGAGGCCGCCCGGGCCCGCGGCGACACGGCACCGCAGGTCTGGGATCCCGTGGTAGAGACCTTCGCCGGGTACGGCGACCTCTACCGCGCCGCGGAGGCCCGGTGGCGGCGGGCCGAGGCCCTGCTCGGACGGGCGCACCGTGGTGGCCCCGGCAGCCACCGCGAGGCCGATCGCCGCGCCGCTGCCGAGGACCTGGCGGTCGCGGCGACCGAGGCCGACCGGCTCGGCGCCCGCCCGCTGGCCGAGGCCGTCACCGCGCTGCGGGTGCGGGCCGGCGACGGCGGTCCCCGGCCCGGTCCGGCAGCCGGTGGTGGTGGTTCCCCGCTCACCCCACGCGAGCACGCCGTGCTGGAGCTGGTCGCGCACGGGCTGACCAACCGGGCCGTCGGCGAGCGGCTGTTCATCTCCGAGAAGACCGTGAGCGTGCACCTGTCCCGGGCGATGGCGAAGCTCGGCGCCGCCGGCCGCGCCGAGGCGGTCGCGCTCGCGCACTCCCGGGGTCTGCTCGCCCCACGGGAGTGA